One region of Prosthecobacter debontii genomic DNA includes:
- a CDS encoding bifunctional nuclease family protein, whose product MNRDVIEIQVRAVLPLEGSFAVFLGNADKTFVIYVDESVGTAISMFMRGIAKDRPLTHDLLASVLLAFGAKVERVIINHVEGSVFHARMILSASNELHQRKLIELDARPSDSIAMAVQQGAPLFVAKSVWDSVEDVTHTLHEIEKQGLEGTSAGADLSEDEEDEEEEGADEEDDEDTEDLDPDDIDLDDLEDLELEDDEGEDDDDGYDDGYGNDDDDEGEEWKKK is encoded by the coding sequence ATGAATCGTGATGTCATCGAGATCCAAGTGCGCGCTGTCCTGCCCTTGGAGGGAAGCTTCGCCGTGTTTCTGGGGAACGCCGACAAGACCTTTGTGATTTATGTGGATGAGTCCGTGGGCACCGCCATCTCGATGTTCATGCGAGGGATCGCCAAAGATCGTCCGCTAACGCATGATCTATTGGCGAGTGTCTTGCTCGCCTTCGGGGCCAAAGTGGAACGCGTGATTATCAATCATGTGGAAGGCAGTGTCTTCCATGCCCGCATGATTCTTTCTGCCTCGAATGAATTGCATCAGCGGAAACTCATCGAGCTGGATGCCCGCCCGAGCGACAGCATCGCCATGGCTGTGCAGCAGGGCGCACCACTCTTCGTGGCCAAATCGGTGTGGGATAGCGTGGAGGATGTGACTCACACCCTTCACGAGATCGAAAAACAGGGTCTGGAAGGCACGTCCGCGGGCGCCGACCTCTCCGAGGACGAAGAGGATGAGGAAGAGGAGGGCGCGGATGAAGAAGACGATGAGGATACGGAGGATCTCGATCCTGACGATATCGACTTAGACGACCTCGAAGATTTAGAACTGGAAGACGACGAGGGGGAGGATGACGACGACGGCTATGACGACGGCTACGGCAACGATGACGACGACGAAGGCGAAGAGTGGAAAAAGAAGTGA
- a CDS encoding DNRLRE domain-containing protein: protein MKTDETWHWLELWERARDHALTTDEQARLNDALKNNAEVRNLLAEAALLEAELRSGSLEEAPVSPAAGSTSPSRSWASRVAQVVLPLAAAIVSAGAVWLLSREPAPAATLTKASACKWGNSALPTLEGSSLQPGMLELLDGIATLKFASGAEVALEAPVTLEVVSAMECRVKKGTVVAEVPPQAKGFTIHTDETTVVDYGTRFGVSAGEDGKCLVHVIEGLVEVEHAGVKGRKELRAGQRVDYGGFIQSAANPDANVTDSQPEPGRWLPSPINDLGDGWQILTTAFGRGKDSWIQSNLKQDVTGRESYLRIKHTTHDMNLDRKAYVAFDLTRFADKHIAEAEFTLHVEPSDLGFASLVPDAVFSVYGLTDETQDSWDEKELHWSHAPAHSMASEHRTGVVEGQALKLGQFTVPQGTTRGGFTVKGPAVADFLRSDTNGLATFIIIRETDETARNGLAHAFASKENTRNTPPMLKVRLED, encoded by the coding sequence ATGAAAACTGACGAAACCTGGCACTGGCTGGAGCTGTGGGAGCGTGCCCGCGATCATGCTCTGACGACTGATGAACAAGCCCGGCTTAACGACGCACTGAAGAACAATGCTGAGGTGCGTAACCTCCTGGCTGAAGCCGCCCTTCTCGAGGCGGAGCTACGGAGCGGTAGTCTGGAGGAAGCCCCGGTCTCCCCCGCCGCTGGATCCACTTCCCCTTCCCGCTCTTGGGCCTCGCGTGTGGCCCAGGTGGTGCTGCCCCTAGCCGCAGCCATCGTCTCCGCCGGAGCCGTTTGGCTTCTGAGCCGTGAGCCCGCCCCCGCAGCCACACTCACGAAAGCCAGTGCTTGCAAGTGGGGTAACAGTGCTCTGCCCACGCTGGAGGGATCCAGCTTACAGCCTGGAATGCTCGAATTGCTGGACGGGATTGCCACCTTGAAATTCGCCAGTGGAGCGGAGGTGGCCCTCGAGGCCCCCGTCACCCTGGAGGTAGTCTCGGCCATGGAGTGCCGCGTGAAAAAAGGCACCGTGGTGGCTGAAGTGCCGCCTCAAGCCAAGGGCTTCACCATTCACACGGATGAAACCACCGTGGTGGACTATGGCACACGCTTCGGGGTCAGTGCCGGAGAGGATGGCAAATGCCTCGTGCATGTGATCGAGGGCCTTGTGGAGGTGGAGCACGCCGGAGTGAAAGGCCGCAAAGAACTGCGCGCGGGCCAACGCGTGGACTACGGTGGCTTCATCCAGAGCGCCGCCAATCCCGACGCCAACGTAACGGACTCCCAACCCGAACCCGGCCGCTGGCTGCCTAGCCCGATTAACGACTTGGGTGACGGCTGGCAGATCCTCACCACCGCTTTTGGCCGTGGCAAGGATTCGTGGATTCAATCCAACCTCAAGCAAGACGTCACAGGGCGTGAATCCTACCTGCGCATCAAACACACCACGCATGACATGAATCTGGATCGCAAAGCCTATGTGGCTTTCGATCTCACACGCTTTGCCGACAAGCACATCGCAGAGGCTGAGTTCACCCTGCACGTGGAGCCCAGTGATCTCGGCTTTGCCTCTCTCGTGCCTGACGCCGTGTTCAGCGTCTATGGCCTCACGGATGAAACCCAAGATAGCTGGGATGAAAAAGAGCTGCATTGGTCGCATGCCCCCGCTCACAGCATGGCCTCTGAGCACCGAACCGGAGTCGTCGAAGGACAAGCTCTGAAGTTGGGCCAATTCACCGTGCCCCAGGGCACCACCCGTGGTGGGTTCACCGTTAAAGGCCCAGCCGTGGCAGATTTTCTGCGGTCTGACACCAACGGTTTGGCGACCTTCATCATTATCCGTGAGACCGATGAAACGGCCCGAAACGGCCTCGCCCATGCCTTTGCCAGCAAGGAAAATACCCGTAATACGCCTCCCATGCTGAAAGTGCGCTTAGAAGATTGA
- a CDS encoding PH domain-containing protein: protein MSTPAPLNSPAETTLWKGHTSQWVHFWYYLFCLILATAAIGGIPFTAGLSAIGLVVPFFMWIIRWWMTKCTSYELTTQRLRISTGILNKHLDELELFRVKDYSMTQPLFLRLMGLGNLTMITSDASTPTVEMKAIAGVEDVREKLRNVVQAERDRKRVRAMDLEDSDGGPIH from the coding sequence ATGTCCACGCCTGCTCCCTTAAATTCACCGGCTGAGACCACTCTCTGGAAAGGACACACTTCCCAGTGGGTCCATTTTTGGTATTACCTCTTCTGTCTGATTTTGGCTACAGCGGCCATCGGAGGCATTCCTTTTACTGCCGGTCTGTCCGCGATTGGCTTGGTGGTGCCTTTTTTCATGTGGATCATCCGCTGGTGGATGACCAAGTGCACCTCCTATGAACTGACAACACAGCGTTTGAGAATCAGCACTGGCATCCTGAATAAGCATTTGGATGAGTTGGAGCTTTTTCGTGTCAAAGATTATTCCATGACCCAGCCGCTCTTCCTGCGTCTCATGGGGCTTGGGAATCTTACCATGATTACCTCAGATGCCTCCACGCCAACGGTGGAGATGAAAGCGATCGCGGGAGTCGAAGACGTGCGTGAAAAGCTGCGCAATGTCGTTCAGGCAGAACGGGACCGCAAACGTGTTCGCGCGATGGATCTCGAAGATAGCGATGGTGGTCCGATCCATTGA
- a CDS encoding ABC transporter ATP-binding protein, translated as MSQPPPPTPAVTVENLTKVFKAGLGKKAFIAVRELSLQVQPGEVYGLIGPNGSGKSTTMKAILGLLSPTRGKTTVFGKSSTEVASRREVGFLPENPYFYKHLNGLETLHFYGRLCSMSGKDLQDRAREMLALTGLEDASDRRVAGYSKGMLQRLGLAQALLHRPRLIVLDEPTAGVDPAGSRKIRDLILGFKEQGITVLVTSHLLEQMQEVCDRVGIMAHGQMMREGRVDELIAVENHTELVLEDASPELLTEINRLISQDKRAKLLHQGHPRTTLERLFLEATEDPKN; from the coding sequence ATGTCCCAACCACCCCCTCCAACCCCTGCCGTAACTGTGGAGAACCTGACCAAGGTCTTCAAAGCTGGGCTGGGAAAAAAAGCGTTTATCGCCGTGCGCGAGCTCTCCTTGCAGGTGCAGCCTGGCGAGGTGTATGGCCTGATTGGGCCCAATGGCTCTGGCAAATCCACCACGATGAAGGCTATCCTAGGCCTTCTGTCTCCCACTCGCGGCAAGACCACCGTGTTTGGGAAATCCAGCACCGAAGTGGCCAGCCGCCGTGAAGTGGGTTTCTTACCGGAGAACCCTTATTTCTACAAACATCTCAACGGTCTCGAAACACTGCATTTTTATGGGCGCCTTTGCAGCATGAGCGGTAAGGATCTGCAAGATCGTGCCCGAGAAATGCTGGCCCTCACCGGCTTAGAAGATGCGTCGGATCGCCGCGTTGCAGGTTACTCCAAAGGCATGCTCCAGCGCCTTGGTCTGGCACAAGCGCTGTTGCATCGTCCGCGCTTGATCGTTCTGGATGAGCCCACAGCCGGGGTGGACCCGGCAGGCTCACGGAAGATTCGTGATCTCATTCTCGGATTCAAAGAACAGGGCATCACGGTGCTCGTCACCAGTCACCTGCTGGAACAGATGCAGGAAGTCTGCGACCGCGTCGGCATCATGGCACACGGCCAGATGATGCGTGAGGGCCGTGTGGATGAACTGATTGCTGTCGAAAACCACACGGAGTTGGTTCTTGAAGATGCCAGCCCTGAACTGCTCACCGAGATCAATCGTCTCATCAGTCAAGATAAACGGGCAAAGCTGCTGCATCAGGGCCACCCACGCACGACCTTGGAGCGCCTCTTCTTAGAAGCTACGGAAGACCCCAAGAACTGA
- a CDS encoding type II secretion system protein has protein sequence MASTFVFASKLSKSPLQKIRFTNKGAILGILPVKFSFRLTSQRNEDNKVASHRAWVIIIITPCSVIVSPRHQASLPSMWSQAFSLVEMLIVIAIVGVMSAVVIAFLGGAHRESMTRVRDQRNAQEVVSLCMGAVAVGAPVVEPGNMRTTIENLMEGKAASSGIFQGRIFRISQMSEEEIDGALKYLSWHDSQPVYDAKAH, from the coding sequence ATGGCGAGCACCTTCGTTTTCGCCAGCAAATTGTCTAAAAGTCCGCTTCAAAAGATTCGTTTCACAAACAAAGGCGCGATTTTAGGCATTCTTCCTGTCAAATTTTCGTTTCGTCTGACGAGCCAGCGCAATGAGGACAATAAAGTTGCTTCCCATCGGGCATGGGTTATAATTATTATAACACCCTGCTCCGTGATCGTTTCCCCTCGTCATCAGGCTTCTTTACCGTCCATGTGGAGCCAAGCGTTCAGTTTGGTGGAGATGCTCATCGTCATCGCCATCGTTGGTGTCATGTCAGCGGTGGTCATTGCCTTTCTCGGTGGCGCACATCGTGAAAGCATGACGCGAGTGCGCGATCAGCGGAATGCTCAAGAAGTGGTCAGCCTGTGCATGGGGGCCGTTGCAGTGGGTGCCCCTGTCGTGGAGCCTGGAAATATGCGGACCACGATCGAGAATCTCATGGAGGGGAAGGCTGCATCATCCGGCATCTTTCAAGGCCGGATTTTCCGCATCAGCCAAATGAGTGAAGAAGAAATTGATGGCGCTCTTAAATATCTCTCTTGGCACGACAGCCAGCCTGTCTATGACGCCAAAGCCCATTAA
- a CDS encoding sigma-70 family RNA polymerase sigma factor yields MSADKTTTFLELLTAHERSLSLYVHGLVPRDSEAEDILQQTKLLLWKHFDDFTLGTNFIAWARKTAFHQILTHRRQKKREHLPLDEEALEALGHAISELAEEGSARQEALRACLTRLPTEHRQLVHLRYFDDLEIDQIAERVERTEAAVYRALSRVRMTLMQCVQKQMETHS; encoded by the coding sequence ATGTCTGCCGATAAGACCACGACCTTTTTAGAGCTGTTGACCGCGCATGAGCGATCTCTCTCGCTCTATGTCCATGGCCTCGTGCCGCGTGACAGCGAAGCGGAAGACATCCTCCAGCAGACGAAGCTGCTGCTGTGGAAGCATTTCGATGATTTCACCCTGGGCACCAACTTCATTGCCTGGGCCAGGAAAACCGCTTTTCACCAAATCCTCACGCATCGCCGGCAGAAGAAGCGCGAGCATTTACCCCTGGATGAGGAGGCGCTGGAAGCACTCGGACACGCCATTTCTGAATTGGCGGAGGAGGGCAGTGCTCGGCAGGAGGCCCTGCGCGCTTGTTTGACGCGCCTACCCACGGAGCACCGCCAACTGGTGCACTTACGTTACTTTGATGACCTAGAGATTGATCAGATCGCTGAGCGTGTCGAGCGCACGGAGGCGGCCGTCTATCGCGCACTCAGCCGTGTGCGCATGACTCTGATGCAATGCGTGCAAAAACAGATGGAGACTCATTCATGA
- a CDS encoding ABC transporter permease subunit has translation MSHSNFSPARIWTLASATVTQLLRMKILAFLIVFSVIVVAAGFAFPVLNPEQQLKQLKDVSFGALQVFSIVIGIVATALLLPRDLEDRTLYTILSKPVPRHEYLLGKLLGVLLLIGGGLILMDLGFSAVLWLRQKLLLAQMIQSLNAQRPEDVAQLESIVAKQGLTWNLHLGVLAVFLKASVVSALALMVSCFASSTLFTVVITFCIVIIGHGQGMMREYFLNGKMSAWAEKGFSALLAILTPDLAVFDVVENVIQGELVTWGATQVMLGTAAMYVVAYCVVSHLLFVEKEL, from the coding sequence ATGTCTCACTCGAATTTCTCTCCAGCCCGCATCTGGACCCTTGCCTCGGCGACGGTCACTCAGTTGCTGCGCATGAAGATCCTGGCCTTTCTCATTGTCTTCAGCGTCATCGTTGTAGCAGCCGGTTTTGCCTTCCCCGTGCTGAATCCTGAGCAGCAGCTCAAACAGCTGAAAGACGTCTCATTCGGGGCGCTTCAGGTGTTCAGCATCGTGATCGGCATCGTCGCGACCGCCCTACTGCTACCTCGCGATCTCGAAGACCGCACGCTCTACACGATCTTGTCGAAGCCTGTTCCTAGACATGAATATTTGTTAGGCAAGCTTCTAGGCGTCTTGCTTCTCATTGGCGGGGGACTCATTCTCATGGATCTGGGTTTCAGCGCGGTCCTCTGGCTGCGACAAAAGCTACTGTTAGCCCAAATGATTCAGTCACTGAATGCGCAGCGGCCCGAGGACGTCGCTCAATTGGAAAGCATCGTGGCTAAGCAGGGCCTGACCTGGAATCTTCATCTCGGCGTGCTTGCCGTGTTTCTCAAAGCCTCGGTCGTTTCTGCTCTAGCGCTCATGGTTTCCTGCTTTGCCAGCAGCACTCTTTTCACCGTCGTCATTACATTCTGCATCGTTATCATCGGCCATGGTCAAGGGATGATGCGGGAGTATTTCTTGAATGGTAAAATGAGTGCCTGGGCCGAGAAAGGTTTCTCTGCCTTGCTCGCCATTCTTACCCCCGACCTTGCCGTCTTTGACGTGGTGGAAAATGTCATTCAGGGGGAGCTTGTGACTTGGGGAGCTACCCAAGTGATGCTTGGCACGGCTGCCATGTATGTGGTGGCTTACTGCGTGGTGTCACACCTGTTGTTTGTTGAGAAGGAGCTGTGA
- a CDS encoding glycosyltransferase family 2 protein: MDLTFVFPCLNECRTIALCINAVNDSLRADPALKYEIVVADNGSTDGSREIAAGLGARVVPVAQRGYGAALRGGIEAAEGKYVMFADADGTYCYEHALDLYKTTSIADVDMGIASRMKGKIEDGAMPTLHRILGTPVLTTLINLLFKGRLSDCNSGFRCLKKTSYLKWDIRASGMEFASELLIKALKHRASTVEIPSGLRPAPVDRVPHLRTWRDGMRHLLFILSERPRLFELKGLTLILLASILQAVAGFTGPINLGGFNIFNIHSQVLLMLAALLGTQIYMLSAAMFLQKTEKPRAITRRLIEMDEGGLFFLLSSLMTAIGAVILWLFAKWTLAGFGGLNEIGPLVIWLHFLAVPAMIAFGLLGVHILRKGFQG; encoded by the coding sequence ATGGATCTGACCTTTGTCTTCCCCTGCCTCAATGAATGCCGCACGATCGCTCTGTGTATCAACGCCGTGAACGACTCTCTGCGGGCTGATCCGGCGCTGAAGTATGAGATCGTCGTTGCGGACAATGGCAGCACGGATGGATCCCGGGAAATCGCGGCAGGGCTCGGCGCTCGTGTCGTGCCTGTCGCTCAGCGAGGATACGGCGCTGCATTGCGGGGCGGAATCGAAGCGGCTGAGGGCAAATACGTCATGTTTGCGGATGCGGACGGCACCTACTGCTACGAGCACGCGCTGGATCTTTATAAGACCACGTCTATCGCGGATGTGGATATGGGTATCGCCTCCAGGATGAAAGGGAAGATCGAAGACGGTGCCATGCCCACGCTGCACCGCATCCTGGGCACGCCCGTGCTGACCACGCTGATCAATCTGCTTTTCAAGGGGCGCCTGAGTGACTGTAACTCCGGGTTCCGCTGTCTGAAAAAAACGTCTTATCTAAAATGGGACATCCGCGCTAGCGGCATGGAGTTTGCCTCGGAGTTGTTGATCAAAGCGCTAAAGCACAGAGCCAGCACGGTTGAGATCCCTTCGGGCCTGCGTCCAGCGCCGGTTGATCGTGTGCCACACCTGCGCACTTGGCGGGATGGCATGCGGCACCTGCTGTTCATTCTCTCTGAGCGTCCCCGGTTGTTTGAGTTGAAGGGGCTCACGCTGATTCTTCTGGCCTCAATCCTGCAAGCTGTGGCCGGGTTCACCGGACCGATCAATCTGGGCGGGTTTAACATTTTCAACATCCACAGCCAAGTGCTGCTGATGCTGGCTGCACTCTTGGGCACGCAGATTTATATGCTGTCTGCCGCCATGTTTTTACAAAAGACGGAGAAACCGCGAGCGATCACCCGCCGCCTCATTGAGATGGATGAAGGCGGTCTCTTCTTTTTGCTGTCAAGCCTGATGACCGCGATTGGTGCGGTGATCCTTTGGTTGTTTGCGAAGTGGACATTGGCTGGCTTCGGTGGGCTGAATGAGATCGGGCCCCTGGTCATTTGGCTGCACTTCCTAGCTGTACCCGCCATGATCGCCTTCGGTCTTTTGGGAGTTCACATCTTGCGTAAAGGCTTCCAGGGATAA
- a CDS encoding 8-oxo-dGTP diphosphatase: MTPDWNHWQPSVRATLMFIVDEGRDQVLLIRKKRGLGAGKINGPGGKQDPGETSEECAVRETQEELGVTAMNPVHHGELWFQFVDGLALHVDVYRATQWTGEAVETDEAVPLWTPLSALPFEEMWSDDQLWLAGVLIEQKHFVGRFLFDDDTMLSHQVDWS; encoded by the coding sequence ATGACCCCTGACTGGAATCACTGGCAGCCCTCTGTTCGCGCGACACTCATGTTCATCGTGGACGAGGGGCGAGACCAAGTGCTGCTGATCCGGAAGAAGCGCGGCCTGGGTGCAGGGAAAATCAATGGCCCTGGGGGGAAGCAGGACCCCGGAGAAACCTCCGAAGAATGTGCCGTCCGGGAGACTCAGGAGGAGTTGGGGGTGACCGCGATGAATCCCGTTCATCATGGCGAGCTTTGGTTCCAGTTTGTCGATGGGCTGGCTCTGCATGTGGATGTTTACCGCGCCACGCAGTGGACGGGTGAGGCGGTGGAAACCGACGAGGCTGTGCCGCTATGGACGCCGCTGTCTGCCTTGCCTTTCGAGGAAATGTGGTCCGATGATCAGCTCTGGCTGGCAGGAGTGCTGATTGAACAAAAGCACTTCGTCGGCAGATTTCTCTTCGACGACGACACCATGCTCAGCCACCAGGTGGACTGGAGCTAG
- a CDS encoding sodium:solute symporter has product MPYLIDAIVIVAYFGLIIGIGLSQRSKSGSVEGFTLGDRQIAWWAVLASILAAEISAATFLGAPEAGYSRQNWSYAQFAIGTVMARIIVSFLFIPVFYKHGVISLYEFLETRFGPVTRKFASITFMFTRVLAMGTRLYVSAIILVLAVALWQGGAVDAQTKFWLYAGAVVVVTLLTALYTSVGGIRAVIWTDFIQVGVLVASLGFTIPYLLMKIPGGWETVGEVIKNPVFFDFAKPAEAGAWAWFKNVFTSEYTIWAAIIGSTFVTMSTHGIDQDTVQRMLTAKNRRQSAFATILSGIVDLPIVSAFILIGVLLKAYYMAHPSAELPAESREVFPFFIMHEMPAGMRGLVTAGILATAMGSLSTALNALATSLSRDFILPRLGEDAPEAKKISVLRWSTVFFAILIIGVGVWTAWFMAHNPKVEILPLVLGILGFTFGSLLGVFLLAVLTRTRGSDAGNIIAMTCGILAVLFLSNVLGVQKALGMKTPFVLSFPWRITLGTFVTVAIAILFPTPLVKQHHRYLAEK; this is encoded by the coding sequence ATGCCTTACCTCATCGACGCCATCGTCATCGTAGCCTACTTCGGCCTCATCATTGGCATTGGCCTGTCTCAGCGGAGTAAGAGCGGTAGCGTTGAGGGATTTACACTTGGGGATCGTCAGATCGCTTGGTGGGCAGTGTTGGCGTCGATCCTCGCGGCGGAGATCAGTGCCGCCACCTTTTTAGGTGCACCGGAGGCTGGATACAGCCGGCAAAACTGGAGCTATGCGCAGTTTGCCATCGGCACTGTGATGGCGCGCATCATCGTTAGCTTCTTGTTCATCCCGGTCTTCTACAAGCACGGTGTGATCTCGCTCTACGAGTTTCTCGAGACCCGTTTCGGCCCGGTGACGCGTAAGTTCGCTTCCATCACGTTTATGTTTACTCGGGTGCTGGCCATGGGGACACGGTTGTATGTTTCCGCCATCATTCTCGTCCTTGCGGTGGCGCTGTGGCAGGGGGGAGCCGTGGATGCTCAAACCAAGTTTTGGCTGTATGCCGGTGCTGTGGTGGTGGTCACACTCTTGACCGCACTCTACACCAGCGTGGGCGGTATCCGCGCTGTGATCTGGACGGATTTCATCCAGGTCGGTGTGCTCGTTGCTTCCTTAGGCTTCACCATTCCCTACCTGCTCATGAAAATTCCAGGGGGTTGGGAAACGGTGGGCGAGGTGATCAAAAATCCTGTGTTCTTTGACTTTGCAAAACCCGCCGAAGCCGGCGCTTGGGCGTGGTTTAAAAACGTCTTCACCAGCGAATACACCATTTGGGCCGCCATCATCGGCAGTACTTTTGTCACGATGAGCACGCATGGGATCGACCAGGATACAGTGCAGCGGATGCTTACGGCGAAGAACCGCCGCCAGAGCGCCTTTGCCACCATTCTGTCAGGCATCGTGGATCTTCCGATTGTCTCGGCCTTCATCCTCATTGGCGTGCTTTTGAAGGCGTATTACATGGCCCATCCGAGTGCAGAATTACCTGCTGAAAGCCGGGAGGTCTTCCCCTTCTTCATCATGCATGAAATGCCCGCAGGAATGCGCGGCCTCGTCACCGCTGGTATTCTCGCTACGGCCATGGGTTCCCTGAGCACAGCGCTAAATGCTTTGGCCACCAGCCTGTCTCGCGACTTCATCCTGCCTCGCCTTGGCGAGGATGCGCCTGAAGCGAAAAAGATCTCTGTGTTACGCTGGAGCACAGTCTTCTTTGCCATTCTCATCATCGGAGTCGGTGTCTGGACCGCTTGGTTCATGGCCCACAATCCGAAGGTCGAGATCCTACCCTTGGTGTTAGGCATCCTTGGGTTTACCTTTGGATCTTTGTTGGGAGTCTTCCTCCTGGCGGTGCTCACTCGCACACGAGGCAGCGATGCTGGGAACATCATTGCCATGACCTGTGGTATTCTGGCTGTGCTTTTCCTGAGCAATGTGCTCGGGGTTCAAAAGGCCTTGGGCATGAAGACACCGTTCGTCTTGTCGTTTCCTTGGCGCATTACCTTGGGCACCTTCGTGACCGTGGCCATCGCGATTCTTTTCCCGACACCGCTGGTGAAGCAACATCACCGCTATCTGGCAGAGAAGTAG
- a CDS encoding polysaccharide lyase yields the protein MPSLSTELPLRVTLTGKPGLYTQAQWKMDWPGCEFEGGVTPGRVELRPADLAAKMGPALRIHFAPGQIGPEEGGAGWRWPIGTHDAVELLYTVRFSPDFEFVKGGKLPGLCGGPENVSGGRRADGHNGFSARLMWRREARGEAYLYHKNQPEKYGQSFAFPKDFHFPVGVPVKVRLAVTMNRPEQKDGSVRVWITLPNEKEKMLVEQTHMEWRSSAKFGVDGLYFEAFHGGSDTTWAPKTPCWAEFSDIQVTAASR from the coding sequence TTGCCAAGCCTAAGCACGGAATTGCCACTCCGAGTGACGCTGACAGGCAAGCCTGGGCTCTACACCCAAGCCCAGTGGAAGATGGACTGGCCAGGTTGTGAATTTGAGGGAGGGGTGACTCCAGGTCGTGTCGAACTGCGACCCGCTGATCTGGCGGCGAAGATGGGCCCAGCTCTACGTATCCACTTTGCCCCCGGTCAAATCGGTCCCGAAGAGGGTGGTGCTGGCTGGCGCTGGCCCATCGGCACCCATGACGCGGTAGAGTTGCTCTACACGGTGCGCTTTTCCCCCGACTTTGAATTTGTTAAAGGTGGCAAGCTTCCCGGCCTTTGTGGCGGACCTGAAAATGTCAGCGGTGGCCGTCGTGCGGATGGTCATAATGGCTTCTCCGCCCGTCTGATGTGGAGACGTGAGGCTCGTGGTGAAGCTTATCTCTATCACAAAAACCAGCCGGAGAAATACGGGCAAAGCTTCGCCTTCCCCAAGGACTTTCATTTCCCCGTCGGTGTGCCTGTGAAGGTGCGCCTAGCTGTGACAATGAATCGTCCAGAGCAAAAGGATGGCAGTGTACGCGTCTGGATCACGTTACCTAACGAAAAGGAAAAAATGCTAGTAGAACAGACCCACATGGAGTGGCGCAGCTCGGCCAAATTCGGAGTGGATGGCCTCTATTTCGAAGCATTCCACGGTGGCAGCGATACCACTTGGGCTCCTAAAACTCCCTGCTGGGCTGAGTTTAGCGACATCCAGGTGACCGCTGCGAGTCGGTAG
- a CDS encoding glycosyltransferase family 9 protein — translation MKGQPPRVLVIRGGAIGDFVLTLPAIRLIRQNIPGCHLEVLGYPGIMDLAVTAGLADATRSLEHRSMALLFAKGAALDPALVDYLRSFNLVVSYLFDPDGILKGQMEAVGVKTYLECPHQVLPGQGHAAEQLARPLEKLAMFLEPEPDWRSPLFQFGEPLSKKPRIALHLGSGSVKKTWPVEHWLQVTKTLREVMPETELVLITGEAEQERGLTAGFEEAERWHSLPLPELAARLCTCRLFLGHDSGISHLASACGVPSFLLFGPTDPATWAPPQAQVTVVQAEGGVWELLLPEKVTEALVTKVLPAMPL, via the coding sequence ATGAAAGGGCAGCCACCGCGTGTCCTCGTTATCCGTGGGGGAGCCATTGGGGACTTCGTCCTCACGCTGCCTGCCATCCGGCTGATCCGGCAGAACATTCCCGGCTGTCACCTGGAAGTGCTAGGGTATCCGGGGATCATGGATCTGGCCGTAACGGCGGGTCTGGCCGATGCCACGCGCAGCTTGGAGCACCGCAGTATGGCTCTACTCTTTGCCAAAGGGGCTGCCCTGGATCCAGCATTGGTGGATTACCTGCGCAGCTTCAACCTGGTGGTCAGTTACCTCTTTGATCCCGATGGTATTTTGAAAGGGCAAATGGAAGCGGTCGGCGTGAAAACCTATCTCGAATGCCCGCATCAAGTCTTGCCTGGCCAAGGTCATGCCGCTGAACAACTCGCACGACCGCTGGAGAAGCTGGCCATGTTTCTGGAACCTGAGCCCGATTGGCGCAGCCCGCTTTTCCAATTCGGTGAACCTCTGAGCAAGAAACCCCGCATCGCGCTCCACCTCGGCAGTGGTTCGGTGAAGAAAACCTGGCCCGTCGAGCATTGGCTACAGGTGACCAAGACGCTTCGGGAGGTCATGCCGGAGACTGAACTCGTGCTGATCACCGGGGAGGCCGAGCAGGAACGCGGCCTCACCGCAGGCTTTGAAGAGGCGGAGCGTTGGCACAGTCTGCCTTTACCAGAACTCGCCGCACGGCTTTGTACCTGCCGTCTTTTCCTCGGCCATGACAGCGGCATTTCCCATCTCGCTTCGGCTTGTGGAGTGCCTAGTTTTCTCCTCTTCGGGCCTACCGATCCAGCCACCTGGGCTCCACCTCAGGCTCAGGTGACCGTCGTGCAAGCCGAGGGAGGGGTTTGGGAACTGCTTCTCCCTGAGAAGGTGACTGAGGCACTCGTGACCAAGGTGCTGCCAGCGATGCCCCTCTGA